One part of the Sander vitreus isolate 19-12246 chromosome 10, sanVit1, whole genome shotgun sequence genome encodes these proteins:
- the gpr174 gene encoding putative G-protein coupled receptor 174 has product MNFSNNNCTSTEDLKTYQHYLYAVVYSVILAPGLLGNVLAIWVFKVYVRETKKAVVFMMNLAVADLLQVLSLPLRIYYYLNNIWPFGHTLCMFCFYLKYVNMYASIYFLVCVSVRRCELIMCPLRYNSPRRKGDSFVCALGWLFVCLCCLPFPLLRNVSKEPDPTSSGPALVCFSELPMRDVSIPAAWALLILAELFGFIIPLILVLACTCLTAGSLREPTAEAIPDRGEKRKALRMVLSCAVVFLVCFAPYHVTMPLDFLVKSKALSSCTLTDLILRCHPITLCLASLNCSLDPLMYYFTTDEFRRRLSKPEIPESMTFSRRLSCITAGEDTEED; this is encoded by the exons ATGAACTTTTCCAACAACAACTGTACAAGCACAGAAGATCTCAAGACGTACCAGCACTATCTGTATGCGGTGGTGTACAGTGTGATCCTagcaccgggcctgctgggtaATGTGCTGGCGATCTGGGTGTTCAAGGTTTATGTCAGAGAAACCAAGAAGGCCGTGGTGTTCATGATGAACCTGGCTGTGGCTGACCTGCTGCAG gtgctctctctgcctctgcggATCTACTATTACCTGAACAACATCTGGCCCTTCGGTCATActctctgcatgttctgctTCTATCTGAAGTACGTCAACATGTACGCCTCCATCTACTTTCTGGTGTGTGTCAGCGTGCGTCGCTGTGAACTCATCATGTGCCCGCTGAGGTACAACTCGCCCCGGCGTAAAGGGGACTCGTTTGTGTGTGCCCTCGGCTGgctgtttgtctgcctgtgcTGCCTGCCCTTCCCTCTGCTGAGGAATGTCAGCAAGGAACCAGACCCCACTTCCAGCGGACCGGCCTTGGTGTGTTTCTCAGAGCTGCCCATGAGGGACGTCAGTATTCCAGCAGCCTGGGCCCTCCTGATCCTAGCCGAGCTGTTTGGCTTCATCATCCCCCTTATCCTGGTGTTAGCCTGCACCTGTCTGACTGCCGGGAGCCTTCGGGAGCCCACAGCGGAGGCAATTCCTGACCGAGGGGAGAAGCGGAAGGCGTTAAGGATGGTGCTAAGCTGCGCTGTGGTCTTCCTAGTGTGCTTTGCTCCTTACCATGTCACCATGCCCCTGGACTTCCTGGTTAAATCCAAAGCCTTGAGCAGCTGCACCCTCACAGACCTGATTCTGCGATGTCACCCCATCACACTGTGCCTGGCCAGCCTGAACTGCAGCCTGGACCCCCTCATGTATTATTTCACCACTGATGAGTTCAGGAGGCGCCTGAGCAAGCCAGAGATACCAGAGAGCATGACTTTCAGCAGGCGCCTGTCCTGTATAACAGCAGgagaggacacagaggaggacTAG
- the LOC144524751 gene encoding integral membrane protein 2A-like: MVKIAFNSALAQKALGKEVPAAEKDPELASATAGSEGSTGRCLLTLLGIAFILSGLIVGGACLYRYFTPKRLYHGAMQFSDVSTGAGGESQPYYLPRVEEEVEISDSMAVISVPPPRFRPGDPAYILHDFNKKLTAYLDLTLRTCFVIPLNTSVVLPPQDLIDLFSQLMSGSYRSYLVHEDLVVTERIEDVKPLGFYIRRLCDGKETYRMQRRSSLPGGGIQKRSADECFTVRHFENKFVTETRICKA, from the exons ATGGTGAAGATTGCTTTTAACTCCGCTCTGGCGCAGAAGGCGCTGGGCAAAGAGGTGCCAGCCGCTGAGAAG gATCCTGAGCTGGCCTCTGCTACAGCGGGCAGCGAGGGCTCCACAGGTCGCTGTCTGCTCACCCTGCTGGGTATCGCCTTCATCCTCAGCGGGCTCATCGTTGGAGGAGCCTGTCTCTATCGATATTTCACCCCAAAG AGGCTGTATCACGGTGCGATGCAGTTCAGTGACGTGTCGACCGGAGCTGGAGGAGAGAGCCAGCCGTACTACCTGCCacgggtggaggaggaggtggagatctCTGACAGCATGGCCGTCATCAGCGTCCCACCTCCCCGCTTCAGACCTGGGGACCCTGCCTACATCCTCCATGACTTCAACAAG aagctGACGGCGTATCTGGACCTGACTCTGAGGACCTGCTTTGTGATTCCTCTGAACACCTCTGTGGTGCTCCCCCCTCAGGACCTCATCGACCTCTTCTCCCAGCTGATG TCCGGCTCTTACCGCAGCTACTTGGTGCACGAGGACCTGGTGGTGACGGAGCGCATTGAAGATGTCAAGCCTCTGGGCTTCTACATCCGCCGGCTGTGTGATGGAAAGGAAACCTACAGAATGCAACGCCGCTCCAGCCTGCCAG GTGGAGGCATCCAGAAGCGCTCTGCGGACGAATGTTTCACCGTCCGCCACTTTGAGAACAAGTTTGTGACGGAGACCAGGATCTGCAAGGCTTGA